A section of the Heterodontus francisci isolate sHetFra1 chromosome 7, sHetFra1.hap1, whole genome shotgun sequence genome encodes:
- the LOC137372199 gene encoding gamma-crystallin S-1-like isoform X3, with the protein MGKIIFYEDRNFQGRHYECSTDCADLHSFFSRCNSIRVDSDWWVVYERPNYMGYQYVLSRGEYPDYQRWMGFNDSIRSCRTYPYYRGGSYRMKIYERPDFGGQMMEFQDDCPSVDDSFRYRDIHSSHVMDGYWIFYEHPNYRGRQYFMRPGEYRRFSDWGGYNSTIGSFRCMRDF; encoded by the exons ATGGGAAAG ATTATCTTTTACGAGGACAGGAACTTCCAGGGTCGGCACTATGAGTGCAGTACTGACTGTGCTGACCTGCACTCTTTCTTCAGCCGCTGTAACTCCATCCGTGTTGACAGTGACTGGTGGGTGGTGTATGAGAGACCCAATTACATGGGATACCAGTATGTTCTGAGCAGGGGCGAATATCCTGACTACCAGCGCTGGATGGGATTCAATGACAGCATCAGGTCATGTCGCACCTACCCATAT TACAGGGGAGGCTCCTACAGAATGAAGATTTACGAGAGACCTGACTTTGGAGGACAGATGATGGAATTCCAGGATGACTGTCCATCCGTCGATGATAGTTTCCGTTACCGTGACATTCACTCCAGCCATGTGATGGACGGTTACTGGATCTTCTATGAACATCCCAACTACAGAGGCCGACAGTACTTCATGAGACCCGGTGAATACAGGAGATTCAGTGACTGGGGCGGCTACAACTCAACTATCGGGTCTTTCAGATGTATGAGGGATTTCTAG
- the LOC137372204 gene encoding gamma-crystallin M2-like isoform X3 has protein sequence MNKIIFYEDRNFQGRHYECSTDCADLHSFFSRCNSIRVDSDWWVVYERPNYMGYQYVLSRGEYPDYQRWMGFNDSIRSCRSYPYYRGGSYRMKIYERPDFGGQMMEFQDDCPSVYDSFRYRDIHSCHVMDGYWIFYEHPNYRGRQYFMRPGEYRRFSDWGASCSTIGSFRRMRDF, from the exons atgaataaa ATTATCTTTTACGAGGACAGGAACTTCCAGGGTCGGCACTATGAGTGCAGTACTGACTGCGCTGACCTGCACTCTTTCTTCAGCCGCTGTAACTCCATCCGTGTTGACAGTGACTGGTGGGTGGTGTATGAGAGACCCAATTACATGGGATACCAGTATGTTCTGAGCAGGGGCGAATATCCTGACTACCAGCGCTGGATGGGATTCAATGACAGCATCAGGTCATGTCGCAGCTACCCATAT TACAGGGGAGGCTCCTACAGAATGAAGATTTACGAGAGACCTGACTTTGGAGGACAGATGATGGAATTCCAGGATGACTGTCCATCCGTCTATGATAGTTTCCGTTACCGTGACATTCACTCCTGCCATGTGATGGACGGTTACTGGATCTTCTATGAACATCCCAACTACAGAGGCCGACAGTACTTCATGAGACCCGGTGAATACAGGAGATTCAGTGACTGGGGTGCCTCTTGTTCGACAATTGGATCTTTCAGACGAATGAGAGATTTCTAG
- the LOC137372204 gene encoding gamma-crystallin S-1-like isoform X4, producing MGKIIFYEDRNFQGRHYECSTDCADLHSFFSRCNSIRVDSDWWVVYERPNYMGYQYVLSRGEYPDYQRWMGFNDSIRSCRSYPYTCLHPPHSGGSYRMKIYERPDFGGQMMEFQDDCPSVYDSFRYRDIHSCHVMDGYWIFYEHPNYRGRQYFMRPGEYRRFSDWGASCSTIGSFRRMRDF from the exons ATTATCTTTTACGAGGACAGGAACTTCCAGGGTCGGCACTATGAGTGCAGTACTGACTGCGCTGACCTGCACTCTTTCTTCAGCCGCTGTAACTCCATCCGTGTTGACAGTGACTGGTGGGTGGTGTATGAGAGACCCAATTACATGGGATACCAGTATGTTCTGAGCAGGGGCGAATATCCTGACTACCAGCGCTGGATGGGATTCAATGACAGCATCAGGTCATGTCGCAGCTACCCATAT ACATGTTTGCACCCACCCCATTC GGGAGGCTCCTACAGAATGAAGATTTACGAGAGACCTGACTTTGGAGGACAGATGATGGAATTCCAGGATGACTGTCCATCCGTCTATGATAGTTTCCGTTACCGTGACATTCACTCCTGCCATGTGATGGACGGTTACTGGATCTTCTATGAACATCCCAACTACAGAGGCCGACAGTACTTCATGAGACCCGGTGAATACAGGAGATTCAGTGACTGGGGTGCCTCTTGTTCGACAATTGGATCTTTCAGACGAATGAGAGATTTCTAG
- the LOC137372204 gene encoding gamma-crystallin M2-like isoform X1, which yields MSSSQIIFYEDRNFQGRHYECSTDCADLHSFFSRCNSIRVDSDWWVVYERPNYMGYQYVLSRGEYPDYQRWMGFNDSIRSCRSYPYYRGGSYRMKIYERPDFGGQMMEFQDDCPSVYDSFRYRDIHSCHVMDGYWIFYEHPNYRGRQYFMRPGEYRRFSDWGASCSTIGSFRRMRDF from the exons ATTATCTTTTACGAGGACAGGAACTTCCAGGGTCGGCACTATGAGTGCAGTACTGACTGCGCTGACCTGCACTCTTTCTTCAGCCGCTGTAACTCCATCCGTGTTGACAGTGACTGGTGGGTGGTGTATGAGAGACCCAATTACATGGGATACCAGTATGTTCTGAGCAGGGGCGAATATCCTGACTACCAGCGCTGGATGGGATTCAATGACAGCATCAGGTCATGTCGCAGCTACCCATAT TACAGGGGAGGCTCCTACAGAATGAAGATTTACGAGAGACCTGACTTTGGAGGACAGATGATGGAATTCCAGGATGACTGTCCATCCGTCTATGATAGTTTCCGTTACCGTGACATTCACTCCTGCCATGTGATGGACGGTTACTGGATCTTCTATGAACATCCCAACTACAGAGGCCGACAGTACTTCATGAGACCCGGTGAATACAGGAGATTCAGTGACTGGGGTGCCTCTTGTTCGACAATTGGATCTTTCAGACGAATGAGAGATTTCTAG
- the LOC137372204 gene encoding gamma-crystallin M2-like isoform X2, whose translation MGKIIFYEDRNFQGRHYECSTDCADLHSFFSRCNSIRVDSDWWVVYERPNYMGYQYVLSRGEYPDYQRWMGFNDSIRSCRSYPYYRGGSYRMKIYERPDFGGQMMEFQDDCPSVYDSFRYRDIHSCHVMDGYWIFYEHPNYRGRQYFMRPGEYRRFSDWGASCSTIGSFRRMRDF comes from the exons ATTATCTTTTACGAGGACAGGAACTTCCAGGGTCGGCACTATGAGTGCAGTACTGACTGCGCTGACCTGCACTCTTTCTTCAGCCGCTGTAACTCCATCCGTGTTGACAGTGACTGGTGGGTGGTGTATGAGAGACCCAATTACATGGGATACCAGTATGTTCTGAGCAGGGGCGAATATCCTGACTACCAGCGCTGGATGGGATTCAATGACAGCATCAGGTCATGTCGCAGCTACCCATAT TACAGGGGAGGCTCCTACAGAATGAAGATTTACGAGAGACCTGACTTTGGAGGACAGATGATGGAATTCCAGGATGACTGTCCATCCGTCTATGATAGTTTCCGTTACCGTGACATTCACTCCTGCCATGTGATGGACGGTTACTGGATCTTCTATGAACATCCCAACTACAGAGGCCGACAGTACTTCATGAGACCCGGTGAATACAGGAGATTCAGTGACTGGGGTGCCTCTTGTTCGACAATTGGATCTTTCAGACGAATGAGAGATTTCTAG
- the LOC137372202 gene encoding gamma-crystallin M2-like isoform X3, which yields MGKIIFYEDRNFQGRHYECSTDCADLHSFFSRCNSIRVDSDWWVVYERPNYMGYQYVLSRGEYPDYQRWMGFNDSIRSCRTYPYYRGGSYRMKIYERPDFGGQMMEFQDDCPSVYDRFRYRDIHSCHVMDGYWIFYEHPNYRGRQYFMRPGEYRRFSDWGASCSTIGSFRRMRDF from the exons ATGGGAAAG ATTATCTTTTACGAGGACAGGAACTTCCAGGGTCGGCACTATGAGTGCAGTACTGACTGTGCTGACCTGCACTCTTTCTTCAGCCGCTGTAACTCCATCCGTGTTGACAGTGACTGGTGGGTGGTGTATGAGAGACCCAATTACATGGGATACCAGTATGTTCTGAGCAGGGGCGAATATCCTGACTACCAGCGCTGGATGGGATTCAATGACAGCATCAGGTCATGTCGCACCTACCCATAT TACAGGGGAGGCTCCTACAGAATGAAGATTTACGAGAGACCTGACTTTGGAGGACAGATGATGGAATTCCAGGATGACTGTCCATCCGTCTATGATCGTTTCCGTTACCGTGACATTCACTCCTGCCATGTGATGGACGGTTACTGGATCTTCTATGAACATCCCAACTACAGAGGCCGACAGTACTTCATGAGACCCGGTGAATACAGGAGATTCAGTGACTGGGGTGCCTCTTGTTCGACAATTGGATCTTTCAGACGAATGAGAGATTTCTAG
- the LOC137372202 gene encoding gamma-crystallin M2-like isoform X1 codes for MSSSQIIFYEDRNFQGRHYECSTDCADLHSFFSRCNSIRVDSDWWVVYERPNYMGYQYVLSRGEYPDYQRWMGFNDSIRSCRTYPYYRGGSYRMKIYERPDFGGQMMEFQDDCPSVYDRFRYRDIHSCHVMDGYWIFYEHPNYRGRQYFMRPGEYRRFSDWGASCSTIGSFRRMRDF; via the exons atgtcctccagccaa ATTATCTTTTACGAGGACAGGAACTTCCAGGGTCGGCACTATGAGTGCAGTACTGACTGTGCTGACCTGCACTCTTTCTTCAGCCGCTGTAACTCCATCCGTGTTGACAGTGACTGGTGGGTGGTGTATGAGAGACCCAATTACATGGGATACCAGTATGTTCTGAGCAGGGGCGAATATCCTGACTACCAGCGCTGGATGGGATTCAATGACAGCATCAGGTCATGTCGCACCTACCCATAT TACAGGGGAGGCTCCTACAGAATGAAGATTTACGAGAGACCTGACTTTGGAGGACAGATGATGGAATTCCAGGATGACTGTCCATCCGTCTATGATCGTTTCCGTTACCGTGACATTCACTCCTGCCATGTGATGGACGGTTACTGGATCTTCTATGAACATCCCAACTACAGAGGCCGACAGTACTTCATGAGACCCGGTGAATACAGGAGATTCAGTGACTGGGGTGCCTCTTGTTCGACAATTGGATCTTTCAGACGAATGAGAGATTTCTAG
- the LOC137372199 gene encoding gamma-crystallin S-1-like isoform X2 has product MSSSQIIFYEDRNFQGRHYECSTDCADLHSFFSRCNSIRVDSDWWVVYERPNYMGYQYVLSRGEYPDYQRWMGFNDSIRSCRTYPYYRGGSYRMKIYERPDFGGQMMEFQDDCPSVDDSFRYRDIHSSHVMDGYWIFYEHPNYRGRQYFMRPGEYRRFSDWGGYNSTIGSFRCMRDF; this is encoded by the exons atgtcctccagccaa ATTATCTTTTACGAGGACAGGAACTTCCAGGGTCGGCACTATGAGTGCAGTACTGACTGTGCTGACCTGCACTCTTTCTTCAGCCGCTGTAACTCCATCCGTGTTGACAGTGACTGGTGGGTGGTGTATGAGAGACCCAATTACATGGGATACCAGTATGTTCTGAGCAGGGGCGAATATCCTGACTACCAGCGCTGGATGGGATTCAATGACAGCATCAGGTCATGTCGCACCTACCCATAT TACAGGGGAGGCTCCTACAGAATGAAGATTTACGAGAGACCTGACTTTGGAGGACAGATGATGGAATTCCAGGATGACTGTCCATCCGTCGATGATAGTTTCCGTTACCGTGACATTCACTCCAGCCATGTGATGGACGGTTACTGGATCTTCTATGAACATCCCAACTACAGAGGCCGACAGTACTTCATGAGACCCGGTGAATACAGGAGATTCAGTGACTGGGGCGGCTACAACTCAACTATCGGGTCTTTCAGATGTATGAGGGATTTCTAG
- the LOC137372199 gene encoding gamma-crystallin S-1-like isoform X4, giving the protein MGKIIFYEDRNFQGRHYECSTDCADLHSFFSRCNSIRVDSDWWVVYERPNYMGYQYVLSRGEYPDYQRWMGFNDSIRSCRTYPYVSSYRMKIYERPDFGGQMMEFQDDCPSVDDSFRYRDIHSSHVMDGYWIFYEHPNYRGRQYFMRPGEYRRFSDWGGYNSTIGSFRCMRDF; this is encoded by the exons ATGGGAAAG ATTATCTTTTACGAGGACAGGAACTTCCAGGGTCGGCACTATGAGTGCAGTACTGACTGTGCTGACCTGCACTCTTTCTTCAGCCGCTGTAACTCCATCCGTGTTGACAGTGACTGGTGGGTGGTGTATGAGAGACCCAATTACATGGGATACCAGTATGTTCTGAGCAGGGGCGAATATCCTGACTACCAGCGCTGGATGGGATTCAATGACAGCATCAGGTCATGTCGCACCTACCCATATGTGA GCTCCTACAGAATGAAGATTTACGAGAGACCTGACTTTGGAGGACAGATGATGGAATTCCAGGATGACTGTCCATCCGTCGATGATAGTTTCCGTTACCGTGACATTCACTCCAGCCATGTGATGGACGGTTACTGGATCTTCTATGAACATCCCAACTACAGAGGCCGACAGTACTTCATGAGACCCGGTGAATACAGGAGATTCAGTGACTGGGGCGGCTACAACTCAACTATCGGGTCTTTCAGATGTATGAGGGATTTCTAG
- the LOC137372201 gene encoding gamma-crystallin M2-like has translation MGKIIFYEDRNFQGRHYECSTDCADLHSFFSRCNSIRVDSDWWVVFERPNYMGYQYVLSRSEYPDYQRWMGFNDSIRSCRSYPYYRGGSYRMKIYERPDFGGQMMEFQDECPSVYDSFRYRDIHSSHVMDGYWIFYEHPNYRGRQYFMRPGEYRRFSDWGASCSTIGSFRRMRDF, from the exons ATGGGAAAG ATTATCTTTTATGAGGACAGGAACTTCCAGGGTCGGCACTATGAGTGCAGTACTGACTGCGCTGACCTGCACTCTTTCTTTAGCCGCTGTAACTCCATCCGTGTTGACAGTGACTGGTGGGTGGTGTTTGAGAGACCCAATTACATGGGATACCAGTATGTTCTGAGCAGGAGCGAATATCCTGACTACCAGCGCTGGATGGGATTCAATGACAGCATCAGGTCATGTCGCAGCTACCCATAT TACAGGGGAGGCTCCTACAGAATGAAGATTTACGAGAGACCTGACTTTGGAGGACAGATGATGGAATTCCAGGATGAATGTCCATCCGTCTATGATAGTTTCCGTTACCGTGACATTCACTCCAGCCATGTGATGGACGGTTACTGGATCTTCTATGAACATCCCAACTACAGAGGCCGACAGTACTTCATGAGACCCGGTGAATACAGGAGATTCAGTGACTGGGGTGCCTCTTGTTCGACAATTGGATCTTTCAGACGAATGAGAGATTTCTAG
- the LOC137372199 gene encoding gamma-crystallin S-1-like isoform X1, translating to MGKIIFYEDRNFQGRHYECSTDCADLHSFFSRCNSIRVDSDWWVVYERPNYMGYQYVLSRGEYPDYQRWMGFNDSIRSCRTYPYTCLHPPHSGGSYRMKIYERPDFGGQMMEFQDDCPSVDDSFRYRDIHSSHVMDGYWIFYEHPNYRGRQYFMRPGEYRRFSDWGGYNSTIGSFRCMRDF from the exons ATGGGAAAG ATTATCTTTTACGAGGACAGGAACTTCCAGGGTCGGCACTATGAGTGCAGTACTGACTGTGCTGACCTGCACTCTTTCTTCAGCCGCTGTAACTCCATCCGTGTTGACAGTGACTGGTGGGTGGTGTATGAGAGACCCAATTACATGGGATACCAGTATGTTCTGAGCAGGGGCGAATATCCTGACTACCAGCGCTGGATGGGATTCAATGACAGCATCAGGTCATGTCGCACCTACCCATAT ACATGTTTGCACCCACCCCATTC GGGAGGCTCCTACAGAATGAAGATTTACGAGAGACCTGACTTTGGAGGACAGATGATGGAATTCCAGGATGACTGTCCATCCGTCGATGATAGTTTCCGTTACCGTGACATTCACTCCAGCCATGTGATGGACGGTTACTGGATCTTCTATGAACATCCCAACTACAGAGGCCGACAGTACTTCATGAGACCCGGTGAATACAGGAGATTCAGTGACTGGGGCGGCTACAACTCAACTATCGGGTCTTTCAGATGTATGAGGGATTTCTAG
- the LOC137372202 gene encoding gamma-crystallin S-1-like isoform X4 — translation MGKIIFYEDRNFQGRHYECSTDCADLHSFFSRCNSIRVDSDWWVVYERPNYMGYQYVLSRGEYPDYQRWMGFNDSIRSCRTYPYTCLHPPHSGGSYRMKIYERPDFGGQMMEFQDDCPSVYDRFRYRDIHSCHVMDGYWIFYEHPNYRGRQYFMRPGEYRRFSDWGASCSTIGSFRRMRDF, via the exons ATGGGAAAG ATTATCTTTTACGAGGACAGGAACTTCCAGGGTCGGCACTATGAGTGCAGTACTGACTGTGCTGACCTGCACTCTTTCTTCAGCCGCTGTAACTCCATCCGTGTTGACAGTGACTGGTGGGTGGTGTATGAGAGACCCAATTACATGGGATACCAGTATGTTCTGAGCAGGGGCGAATATCCTGACTACCAGCGCTGGATGGGATTCAATGACAGCATCAGGTCATGTCGCACCTACCCATAT ACATGTTTGCACCCACCCCATTC GGGAGGCTCCTACAGAATGAAGATTTACGAGAGACCTGACTTTGGAGGACAGATGATGGAATTCCAGGATGACTGTCCATCCGTCTATGATCGTTTCCGTTACCGTGACATTCACTCCTGCCATGTGATGGACGGTTACTGGATCTTCTATGAACATCCCAACTACAGAGGCCGACAGTACTTCATGAGACCCGGTGAATACAGGAGATTCAGTGACTGGGGTGCCTCTTGTTCGACAATTGGATCTTTCAGACGAATGAGAGATTTCTAG
- the LOC137372202 gene encoding gamma-crystallin M2-like isoform X5 → MGKIIFYEDRNFQGRHYECSTDCADLHSFFSRCNSIRVDSDWWVVYERPNYMGYQYVLSRGEYPDYQRWMGFNDSIRSCRTYPYVSSYRMKIYERPDFGGQMMEFQDDCPSVYDRFRYRDIHSCHVMDGYWIFYEHPNYRGRQYFMRPGEYRRFSDWGASCSTIGSFRRMRDF, encoded by the exons ATGGGAAAG ATTATCTTTTACGAGGACAGGAACTTCCAGGGTCGGCACTATGAGTGCAGTACTGACTGTGCTGACCTGCACTCTTTCTTCAGCCGCTGTAACTCCATCCGTGTTGACAGTGACTGGTGGGTGGTGTATGAGAGACCCAATTACATGGGATACCAGTATGTTCTGAGCAGGGGCGAATATCCTGACTACCAGCGCTGGATGGGATTCAATGACAGCATCAGGTCATGTCGCACCTACCCATATGTGA GCTCCTACAGAATGAAGATTTACGAGAGACCTGACTTTGGAGGACAGATGATGGAATTCCAGGATGACTGTCCATCCGTCTATGATCGTTTCCGTTACCGTGACATTCACTCCTGCCATGTGATGGACGGTTACTGGATCTTCTATGAACATCCCAACTACAGAGGCCGACAGTACTTCATGAGACCCGGTGAATACAGGAGATTCAGTGACTGGGGTGCCTCTTGTTCGACAATTGGATCTTTCAGACGAATGAGAGATTTCTAG
- the LOC137372202 gene encoding gamma-crystallin S-1-like isoform X2, whose amino-acid sequence MDRLIKIIFYEDRNFQGRHYECSTDCADLHSFFSRCNSIRVDSDWWVVYERPNYMGYQYVLSRGEYPDYQRWMGFNDSIRSCRTYPYVSSYRMKIYERPDFGGQMMEFQDDCPSVYDRFRYRDIHSCHVMDGYWIFYEHPNYRGRQYFMRPGEYRRFSDWGASCSTIGSFRRMRDF is encoded by the exons atggacagactaatca AGATTATCTTTTACGAGGACAGGAACTTCCAGGGTCGGCACTATGAGTGCAGTACTGACTGTGCTGACCTGCACTCTTTCTTCAGCCGCTGTAACTCCATCCGTGTTGACAGTGACTGGTGGGTGGTGTATGAGAGACCCAATTACATGGGATACCAGTATGTTCTGAGCAGGGGCGAATATCCTGACTACCAGCGCTGGATGGGATTCAATGACAGCATCAGGTCATGTCGCACCTACCCATATGTGA GCTCCTACAGAATGAAGATTTACGAGAGACCTGACTTTGGAGGACAGATGATGGAATTCCAGGATGACTGTCCATCCGTCTATGATCGTTTCCGTTACCGTGACATTCACTCCTGCCATGTGATGGACGGTTACTGGATCTTCTATGAACATCCCAACTACAGAGGCCGACAGTACTTCATGAGACCCGGTGAATACAGGAGATTCAGTGACTGGGGTGCCTCTTGTTCGACAATTGGATCTTTCAGACGAATGAGAGATTTCTAG
- the LOC137372204 gene encoding gamma-crystallin M2-like isoform X5 yields the protein MGKIIFYEDRNFQGRHYECSTDCADLHSFFSRCNSIRVDSDWWVVYERPNYMGYQYVLSRGEYPDYQRWMGFNDSIRSCRSYPYVSSYRMKIYERPDFGGQMMEFQDDCPSVYDSFRYRDIHSCHVMDGYWIFYEHPNYRGRQYFMRPGEYRRFSDWGASCSTIGSFRRMRDF from the exons ATTATCTTTTACGAGGACAGGAACTTCCAGGGTCGGCACTATGAGTGCAGTACTGACTGCGCTGACCTGCACTCTTTCTTCAGCCGCTGTAACTCCATCCGTGTTGACAGTGACTGGTGGGTGGTGTATGAGAGACCCAATTACATGGGATACCAGTATGTTCTGAGCAGGGGCGAATATCCTGACTACCAGCGCTGGATGGGATTCAATGACAGCATCAGGTCATGTCGCAGCTACCCATATGTGA GCTCCTACAGAATGAAGATTTACGAGAGACCTGACTTTGGAGGACAGATGATGGAATTCCAGGATGACTGTCCATCCGTCTATGATAGTTTCCGTTACCGTGACATTCACTCCTGCCATGTGATGGACGGTTACTGGATCTTCTATGAACATCCCAACTACAGAGGCCGACAGTACTTCATGAGACCCGGTGAATACAGGAGATTCAGTGACTGGGGTGCCTCTTGTTCGACAATTGGATCTTTCAGACGAATGAGAGATTTCTAG